TGCTTTCGCGGGCGCTGGTCAGCCCGGTCACGCCGTCGGGTGCGGCCAGCACCTTGTACCCCGCCTGTTCCAGTTCGTACTGCACGACGCGGGTGATATCCGGATTGTCTTCGATCAGAAGGATGCGTTGCTCCATAGCTGCTGTTGGGTCTCCTCGGGAACGCGGGAGCCGGACCGCTGCGTGGCCGGCGGCGGACAATGGCGGACGTCCGCTCAGGGCGGCGGATGCGCAGTGCACCTGTTTCCGGGACATGGTAGGGGCCGCGTGCCCCGATTGGGGCGCGGGCACGGTTTATGGTCCCTTAACAGCTGAAAAGTCTATGCCGAAGGTGGTGGGGTCTCGCCCGGCACCCACACGCGGTCTACCTGCACCCCGTGGCGCAGCAGCAGCGTTTTCAGGCGCTGGGTGGCGGCCACGGCCAGGGTGCGGTCCGGCGGGGCGAAGGCCAGCGTCAGGCGGCCTGGGGCCCCGGCGCGCGGTTCCTGAACCTGCACCTGCAGGGGGCGGCGAAAGGCAGGATCCCGCAGCACGTCGCGCAGCACCTGCATGAACCCCAGTTCGTCCAGGCCCTCCAGCACAAAGCTGATGCCCAGCGGCACCTGTGGGCCGGTCATGGCACGCGCCTCATGGCCCCCAGCCTAGCGCGCGCCCCCGGCACGCCCACCAGAGCGCGGCCTACAATGGCGCCCATGAGCGGCCCCGGCGACCTTTCCAGCGAAGACTCCTTGCGCGGCGACCAGCCCAGTAACCTGCCCGGCGAGCGGCCCGGCCAGGAGGGCCCTGGCGGCGCATGGCCGCTGCTCTCCCCCGAGGACGGAGCGCACGGCCGCGTGTTTCTGGAGCGCCTGAACGGGGCCGAGCTGCACTTTGAGGTAACTGGCGACCCGGCGGGCGAGGCGCCCACACTGGTGTTTCTGCACGGCGGCCCCGGTTACAACAGCTACGCCTTTCAGGCCCTGTTCGGAGACCGGCTGCGAGAGCCGGCGGTGTTTCTGGACCAGCGCGGCTGTGGCCGCTCCGGGCCCCTGGCCGACACTGACCAGGGCGACGCCACCCTGGACCTGGACACGCTGGTGGGCGACCTGGAGGCCCTGCGCGTGTTTCTGGGGGCCCGGCAGCTGGTGCCGCTGGGCCACGGCTTCGGGGCGCTCGTGGCCCTGGAGTACGCGCGGCGATACCCGCTGCAGACCGCGCGGGTGGTGGTGGTCAACCCCTGGGTGCATTTTCCCGAACTGGCCCTGACCCTGCTGCGCGAGGCCAGCGAGCGCCGGGGCACACCCCTGCAGGACCCCGCCGCCGACCTGCGCGCCCAGACACCCGAGGGTCAGTACCCGGCGGTGGGCGGCGCGCGGGTGGAAGCGGCCTTTGCGCTGCTCAACGCCCGCGACCTGCTCAACGCCCTGCAGTTCCGGGACCACGCCAGCCGCATGCACCTGGAATTCACCGACGCCGAGAGCCAGCTGCTGGGCGGCGGCGAGGTGGGCGACGCGCTGGTGGCGCAGGGCCTGTGGGAATTTGAATACCCGCCCTTCTTGCAGGAGATTCGCCGCCCGGTGTTTGTGATCGCCGGGGCCCACGACCGCACCAGCTACCCCGAGCAGGTGGCGTGGGTGGCGGACCTGACCGGCGGCGACGTAACGGTGCTGGACACCGGCCATTACCCCTGGCTGGACGACGAGGACGCCTTTGCCGAGGCCCTGGAGGACGCCCTGCAGCGGTAGGGGGCCCAGACCATGTCCCGGAAACAGGGGTGAGGTGGGCAACTTCGCAATCGTTCTCAGCGCCTGCCCCGTATACTCCCCTGTGATTGCATGAAAGGGCTTATTCTCGCCGCTGGGCGCGGCAGTCGTCTTCTTCCCATCAGCGCCACGCGCGCCAAACATGCGGTGCCGGTGGCGGGGGTGCCCATCATTGCCCGGGCCGTGCAGAGCCTGCGGGACGCCGGAGTGCAGGACATTGGCATCGTCACCAGTCCGTCCTCGGAAACAGACCTGCGCGACGCCACCCAGGACAGCGGACACCTGACCTTTATTCGCCAGAACGAGGCCCTGGGCACCGGCCACGCGGTGCTGGCCGCCCACGCCTTTCTGGAAAACGAGCCCACACTGCTGTATCTGGGTGACAACCTGTTTGAAGACAGCCTAAGCCCGCTGCTGCTGGCGCTGCGCGACGCCGAGGCCGCCATAGGGGTCAAGGCCGTGCCCAATCCCCAGGCCTACGGGGTGGCGGTGGTGCAGCACGGGCGCTTGCAGCGGCTGGTGGAAAAGCCGCGCAAGCCCGAGAGCAACCTGGCCGCGTGCGGGGTGTTTGCCTTCCGGCCGTCGCTGCTGGCCCATGTGGCGGACCTGGCCCCCAGTGACCGGGGCGAGATCGAGTTTCCGCAGGCCCTGACGCGCCTGATGGCGGCCGGCGGCACCGTGCGGGCCGTGGAATTCAGCGGCTTCTGGTCCGATGCGGGCACCCCCGACGACCTGCTGAGCGCCAACACCCACTTTCTGGCGCAGCAGCGCCCGCGCGTGGACGGCCGCGCCGAACGCAGCGTCCTGAGCGGCAACGTGGTGATTGAGGCGGGCGCGCTGGTGGAAGACAGCGTGATCACCGGGCCCGTGTGGATTGGCCCGCACGCCCTGGTGCGCGGCGCCACCCTGGGCCCCTTTGTCAGCATCGGCGCGCACGCCCGGGTGGACGCGGCCCGGCTGCACGGCGCCCTGGTGGACGAATTCGCGCGCATTCTGCACCCCAGTCGCCCCCTGAGCCGCGTGCTGATCGGCCGCCACGCCCTGGTGACGGCCCCCAGCGAATCGGGGCTGCAACTGGTGATGGGTGACCGCAGCGTGGTCCGGATCTAAGGGCCTCGCCGCTGGCCCAGCCCGCTCGGTTGATCGGGGGCCTGGCAGCGGGCGACTGAGCGGGGTGCGGATCTAAAGGCCAGGCTCAGGCCGCTCTGACCCGGCAACGCCCGCAGCGCCCGTAGACTGCGGGGTATGACACCATCACCAGAAGGGGCCGCGCGGGGCGACGAGACACGTGACGCCGGCCGCAGCGAGGTGCTGATCAGCGGCGTGGACACCGGGCCCCCCGAACAGGAGCGCGCCAACCTCTCCCCCACCGAGGACCAGGCCCGCTTTCAGCCGGCCCACCCTGCACAGGAGCCCACCGACGAGGACGGCTGAGCGCCGCCGGCGCCCTTCGCCCCCAGGCCGCTCTGCGCTAGACTGCCTCCTGCACGCGCCCCCGAAGAACCTGTTCGTGTGGGCGCAGTTTTCGCGTAAGGAGTGTCTCTAGCATGGCCGGTCACAGCAAGTGGTCTCAGATCAAGCGCAAGAAGGGTGCCAACGACAGCAAACGCAGCGCGATGTACTCCAAGCACATCCGCGCCATTCAGGCCGCCGTCCGCTCGGGCGGCACCGGTGACCCGGCCGGGAACCTCAGCCTGAAAAATGCCATTGCGGCGGCCAAAAGCGCCACGGTGCCGGTGGACAACATTGAAAACGCCATCAAGCGCGCCGTGGGCGCGGGCGACGGCGCGGCCGACTACAAGGACGTGACCTACGAGGGCTATGGCCCCGGCGGCACCGCCATTTTCATTGAAACCCTGACCGACAACGTGAACCGCACCGTGGCCGATATCCGCGCGGTGTTCAACAAGCGCGGCGGCTCGCTGGGCACCAACGGCAGCGTGGCGTGGCAGTTCGAGAAAAAGGGCGTGCTGCTGCTGAAAGACACCAGCGAGCAGGCCCAGGAAACCGCCATTGAACACGGCGCCGAGGACATCCAGGAATCCGAGGACGGGCTGGAAATCAGCACCGGCCCGAACGACCTGTACGCGGTGCAAGACGCCCTGGTGGCCGCCGGTTTCCCGGTGGAAAGCGCCCAGGTGGCCATGCTGCCCAGCAACACGGTGGCCGTGAGCGGCGACGACGCCAGGAAGCTGCTGATGCTGATTGACGCCCTGGAAGACCTGGACGACGTGCAGAACGTGTATTCCAACGCGGAGTTTCCAGAAGAAGACTGACGGGCGCCCGGGGGGCGGGGTTTACCTTCTGTCTGTGCAGCGGCCCGACAGAGTTCGGCAAGGAACCGGGCCGTACCCTGGACCTGTTCCTGCCCCGCCTCTTTCCAGGAGTTGCCATGCACCGAACTGCGCCTGTCCTGGGGCTTGTGGCCCTGCTGGTTGCCCTCTCTGCCCCGGAACGGGGGGCGGCCGTATCTGCGCCCGCTGTCCTGGCCCAGAGCGCCGGGGCGGCGCGCGCCGCGACCCCACCCGCATTTCCCGGCGCCGAAGGCTTTGGCGCCGCTGCCAGCGGGGGCCGGGGTGGGCGCGTCATTTACGTGACCACCCTGAACGCTTCCGGGACCGGTTCACTCCAGGCTGCGCTGGACCAGACCGGGCCCCGCACGGTGCTGTTCAAGGTCAGCGGCGTGATCGCCGGGGTGCCCCGGCTCTCGCAGCCCGACGTGACGGTGGCGGGCCAGAGCTCGCCGGGCGGCGTGGTGCTGCGTGGCCTGAACATCGAGGGCGACGAGGTCTGCGAGGCTGACGGCTGTCCGCTGCCCCGGGTGACACCGCGCAACTTCATCGTGCGGCACCTGCGGCTGCGGCCAGCGGGCGTGGGCGACGATGGCCTGCGGCTGCACCGCGCGCGGCTGGGCATCATTGACCATGTATCGGTGGGCAACGCCCAGGACGAGGCGGTGCAGATTTCCTTTTCCAGCGACATCACGGTGCAGCGCTCCCTGCTGGCCGAAACAGTGGGGGATCACGCCGAGTTCGGCGGCATGCTGCTCAATTACAGTGACCCCAGGCGCGGCTTTCCCCTGACCCGGCTGTCTCTTCACCACAACCTCTGGAACCGGATCGTGGGCCGCCTGCCAGAGATCAGCCGCGAAAACCCCAGCGCGGCGGGGACCACCGCCGATATCGAGTTTTCGAACAACGTGGCCTACGATCCCAGCCGGCCCGTGGCCATCAGCAACACCTCGCTGGTCAATTCGCCGGCCCGGGGGTACGACACCCAGCCGGTGTATCTGCGCCTGAACGCGGTGGGCAACCTGTTCTACGCGCAGCCCAGCCGCTTCAGCCACGGCATGTTCACGCTGGAAGGCGCGGGCCTGCCGGACGAGGGCTACCTGCCGCCGGGCACCCCCACCCGCCTGTTTCTGTCGGACAACCGCATCAACCTGTACCCGGGCGTGCAGGACCACGCCCTGATCTACTGCTGCAACGATTTCCCCGAAGCGGCGGTGGGCGGCGGCCTGCCCTTTGCCAGCGCTCGGCCCGGCTTTGCCGCCCCAGCCCGGCACCCCTTTCCGGCGATCACCTACCACCCCAGCGCGGGGCTGTTGAAGGAACTGAGCCGCGACGTGGGCGCGTTTCCCCGTGATTCCATGGACCGCCGCCTGATGGGCCACGTGGCCAGAGGCACCTTCGATCCGGCCCCGCAGGACGTGAACCCAGTGGGAGACGCGCTGCAGCTGGATTTCACGGTACCGCCCGCCCCACCCACAGACACCGACGGCGACGGCCTGCCGGACGCCTGGGAAAGCGCCCATGGCCTGAAACCCACCTCGGCGGCCGACGGACCGGCCACGACGCTGTCGGCGCGGCTGCTGGGCGTGCCCGGCTACACGAACCTGGAAGTCTACCTGCATGGGCTGTCCGAGCAGCGCATTGCCGGGCGGTAGGTGGGGGCAGGGGGTTACAGCACCAGGGCCTGCGCGGTGCCGCCCAGCCGGTCCCACAGGGTGAAGGCGGCGCGCGCGCCGGGGCGGATGACCCCCTCATCGCGCCAGCCGGCGGCCAGGGCGGGGCCCAGGGTATGGGCGCGCAGCACGTCCAGTTCCGTGAGGGCCTGCACGGGGGCCAGGCGTTCGCCCGCGTCGTCCACCCGGGTCTGGGCGGCGGCGAAGTTGGCGCGGTACTCGGGCGGGGCCACGGGGGCGTCGCTGCCAAAGGCCAGCACCGCGCCCGCCTGCTGCAACGACTTGAAGGCGTAGCTTTGCGCTTCCAGGTGCGGCAGCAGGGTGCGGATCATGGGCCCGTCGGCCTGCAGGTGAATAGGCTGCACGCTGGCGCTCAGGCCCTGAAAGCGGGGAATGTCCTCGGGGCGAAGGTGCTGGGCGTGCTCAATGCGCAGACGCACCCCCTTCTGCCGGGCGAGGTCGCGCAGATTGTCGTAGGCGTTCAGGACCTCGGTGTTCGCGCGGTCGCCAATGGCGTGCGTCACCGGGGTCAGGCCCAGGTGCAGCGCCTCGCGGCCCCGTTCGCGGATCAGCTCGGGGGGGTCCAGCGGCATGCCTGTGCCGGAGCCATCGGCAAACCCCGGCGCGTGCAGCCACGCCGTGCGGCTGCCCAGCGCGCCGTCGGCAAAGAACTTCACGCCGCCCCACTGAAACAGCCCCCCCGGCGTGCGGCGCAGGCCCAGCGCCCGGGCCGCCTCCAGGCGCTCGTGCGGCAGGCAGGCCCACACGCGCAGCGGCAGTTCGCCGGCTTCTGCCAGGGCCTGCAGGGCACGCGGCGCTTCGGGGGCCTCAAAAGCCATGGTGTGGGCACTCACGTACCCCCGCGCGGCGAGGTCCTGGGCCCCGGCGCGCGCGGCGGCCAGATACTGCGCCTCGCTGGGCCCTGGAATGACTGCTTCCACCAGACCCGAGGCGTGTTCCAGCAAGCAGCCCAGGGGCCGCACGATCCGGCCGCCCTCGGGGTCCGGGGTTCCGTCATGGAGGCCCGCCGCCCGCAGCGCCGCCGAGTTGGCCCAGGCCATGTGCAGGTCGCGCGAGTACAGCAGCACCGGATGGTGCGGGCTCACCTCGTCCAGCAGGGCCGCGGACGGATAGTCGCCTAGCCCCAGCTCTGAGAGCAGAAAGCCACCGCCGCGAATCCAGCTGCCTTGGGGCGTGTTCAGCACGCGCTGGGCCACCTTGGCCTGCACCTCGGCCACGCTGCGTGCGCCGTGCAGATTCAGCTGCGAAAGCGAGAATCCGTACGACACCAGATGAATATGGGCCTCTGCGAGCCCCGGGGTCAGCAGCAGGTCGCGGTGGTCCTGCACCCCGGCGCGGGGGGCCTGGGCGCGCAGGTCGTCGAGGGTGCCCACGGCCAGCACGCGCCCGCCGCCCACCAGCACGGCCCCGGCCTGGGGCTGGGCGTCCCAGAGGGTCAGGGTGCGGGCCTGCACGATGGTCAGCGGCGCGGCAGCAACAGGGCCAGGGGCGGGCGCAGTCATGCCCGGCAGCGTAACGCAAGACGGAGGGCCCCGGTTTCCAAGGCATCTTGGGAAGAGCGCAAAGATGCTCTTTCATCGCCGGCATCCTGCCTTTTACTGGTGTTCGCTTTGCTCGTCTCCCGCCTTCATTCCGTCTAAGGCCCCGCACAAGGCACACCGGCGCCCGGCGCTCCCGCATTTCGTAATACACTCACGCCATGCCCCGCATCCTCGTGGTGGATGACGACGCCGCCATCCTCAAGCTTGTCAGCGTGATTCTGTCCCGCGCCGGGCACGAGGTGCGCACCAGCACCCACCCCGTCGAGGCCCTGGACCTCCTGAAGGTCTTTACCCCCGATCTGGTCATCAGCGACGTGGTGATGCCCTACATGACAGGCCTGGAATTTCTGGAGAAGGTGCGCGGCCACGAGCAGCTCTCGGCCATTCCCTTTATGCTGCTTTCCAGCCACGCCGAACGCGGCGACGTGCGCAGAGGCATGAACCTGGGCGCCGACGACTACCTGCCCAAGCCCTTTACCCCGCAGGACCTGACCACCGCCATTGACGCCCGCCTGAGGCGCGCGGGCCTGACCCTGCAGGGCGAGAGCGGCATGCAGGCCAAGGGCCTGGGTACCGCGCAGGTGGTCTGGAAGGGCAGCGCGGTGTCGTGGGTGAGCCGCAAGGCGCTGGAGCTGTTCTTCTACCTGCTGGAACACAAGGAAGTGACGAGCTGGGAAGCCGCCGAGGCCCTGTGGCCCGAGAAGGACGAGGCGCGGGCCAGCAGCCTGTTTCACACCACCCTGCACCGCTTGCGCCGCAGCCTGAGCAACGAGGCGGTGGTGAGCGCCAACCGCCGCTACGCCCTGAACGCCGACCTGAACCCGGAATACGACGTGCAGCGCTTTGAACTGCTGGCCGCGCAGGCCGAACAGGGCAGCCTGGGCCTGGAAGAACTGCGCGAACTGGTGACCCAGTACGGCCAGTTTCTGCCCGGCACCGACAGCCCCTGGGCCGACGATGTGCGCGCCCGCCTGGAGCAGAAGCAGCTGAGCCTGCTGGGCATTGCCGCCCGCGCCGCCACCCTGGCCGGACGCGACCGCGACGCCGCGCAGTTTCACCAGCGGGCCCTGGCCATTGACCCCATGAGCGAGAGTGACTGGCAAGGCCTGGCCCGCGCGCTGGACACCATTGGCGATCCCCGGGCGCGGCTGGCCGCCCAGCGGGAAGCGTGGTGGGCGGTGGATCTGGATTAAGGAACAAGAGGGGCCGCAGACACACAGGTGCAGCGGCCCCTGCCTCATTTGCGCCGCGCGGGTCCTGACCTCTCCGTTACCCTGAAGGCACAACTGATCAGGAGGTCACCATGTTTGCCCCAGAACAACGACTTACCAACGAGGGGGGCCGCGCCGCCCCCAAACCCCAGCAGCCCGCCGCCCCCTTGGGCCTGAAGAAAGCCCCCAAACAGTGGGAGCGCACCTTCGTGGGCAAGGCCAAGGACGTAAAGTTTCAGCTGCGCATCATCCGCGACGAGAGCGGACGGCTGATTGGCCGTTACATGGCGACACCAGGGAGCAACGCCGGGTGGCACGTTGAAGGTGTGATCCGCGAGGACAACTCCTTCATATTGAAGGGCACCGACAATAACGCCGAATTTGAGGGCAAGTTCAGCCCCGACGGCAAGAAGATCAGCACCAGCTTTAGCAACAAAACATCAAGCGGCGAGTTCAAGGTTGAGAGCATGCACATGGGGTTTGCGTTTGTGCCGGTAAGGATGGCAGTGCCGAAGCCGGCTGAGCAGCAAAGTGCGAGTCCCAGTAACTCAAGTCCAGAGCAGAACGCCGAAAATGAGGTGACGCCTGGAGAACTGCAGGCGGCCATTAGAGCCGCACAGGAGACAGCCAAAACTCTGGGCAAGTCGTTCACCTCCAGCTCAAAAGTGCATGTCGAAGCCATTCTGCGCCACTGCAAGAAAGCTGGAATCACCGATCTGAATCAGGTTGCCTACATTCTTGCCACTGGGATTTGGGAGTCTAATGGATTTACTGCACTCAGGGAAAAATACGACTCCGGCTGGGACCCGGAGGACTACTTCGAACAGAAGTATGGCTGTAATCCCACTAAAACTCTGAAGTCTGACAACAGACGTCTGGCCGATGGCATATCTGCTCAAACCATTTTGGCAAAGCGCAGAGAGAGAAATATCATGGAACTGGGCAACACCAAGCCAGGAGATGGGTATAAATATAGAGGTCGGGGCTACGTTCACCTCACTGGGAAGGCCGGCTACACGCGAGCACAGAAAGAGATTGTCGAGCCGAGTGGATATAAGATAGATGGTAAAATTCCCAATATTGTAGAGAATCCAGACCTCGCTGCAAGTGATCGCGATTTGGCGGGCATGATCATCGCGAAGGGCATGATGATGGGATTGTTCACCAAGAAGCGTCTTAGCTCTTATGTTACTGGCGCAAACGTCGACTTCACAGGAGCAAGACGAGTAGTTAATGGGACCGATTCTGCATCTTTAATTGCAAGCGGCGCCGCTCGCGCTTCTCAGTTATTAGAGAGCAACAGCGATGGCCAAGGCGAAGGAATCGAAGAACTAACCACTGAAGAACGGGACGCCGTCCGAAATATCCCGAAGGGTGGCTACACTCAGGAGGAGTTGCAGGGAATTATAAAAGGCGTCGAGATAGGGAGCTTCAAGGGCATAAGTGCTTACTACAATGGACCTATAGAGAAACAAACTTGGGCTAATAGTTTTGGAGCAGGTGGATTGTACTACGGATGGAAATGGCAATGCGTAGAGTTTGTGCGAAGATTTACACATCTAAATTCGGGAGTTTATTTGTATGAGAAGGGACATGCGGGAACCTGGTTCAAAAACCACGTACAAGACGGTCAAAAAGGTCATAGTGGACATCCACAATATAGGAATTATGACGCAAAAACCAATCTTAGAACTGGG
This genomic window from Deinococcus arcticus contains:
- a CDS encoding alpha/beta fold hydrolase, with the translated sequence MSGPGDLSSEDSLRGDQPSNLPGERPGQEGPGGAWPLLSPEDGAHGRVFLERLNGAELHFEVTGDPAGEAPTLVFLHGGPGYNSYAFQALFGDRLREPAVFLDQRGCGRSGPLADTDQGDATLDLDTLVGDLEALRVFLGARQLVPLGHGFGALVALEYARRYPLQTARVVVVNPWVHFPELALTLLREASERRGTPLQDPAADLRAQTPEGQYPAVGGARVEAAFALLNARDLLNALQFRDHASRMHLEFTDAESQLLGGGEVGDALVAQGLWEFEYPPFLQEIRRPVFVIAGAHDRTSYPEQVAWVADLTGGDVTVLDTGHYPWLDDEDAFAEALEDALQR
- a CDS encoding sugar phosphate nucleotidyltransferase: MKGLILAAGRGSRLLPISATRAKHAVPVAGVPIIARAVQSLRDAGVQDIGIVTSPSSETDLRDATQDSGHLTFIRQNEALGTGHAVLAAHAFLENEPTLLYLGDNLFEDSLSPLLLALRDAEAAIGVKAVPNPQAYGVAVVQHGRLQRLVEKPRKPESNLAACGVFAFRPSLLAHVADLAPSDRGEIEFPQALTRLMAAGGTVRAVEFSGFWSDAGTPDDLLSANTHFLAQQRPRVDGRAERSVLSGNVVIEAGALVEDSVITGPVWIGPHALVRGATLGPFVSIGAHARVDAARLHGALVDEFARILHPSRPLSRVLIGRHALVTAPSESGLQLVMGDRSVVRI
- a CDS encoding YebC/PmpR family DNA-binding transcriptional regulator; translated protein: MAGHSKWSQIKRKKGANDSKRSAMYSKHIRAIQAAVRSGGTGDPAGNLSLKNAIAAAKSATVPVDNIENAIKRAVGAGDGAADYKDVTYEGYGPGGTAIFIETLTDNVNRTVADIRAVFNKRGGSLGTNGSVAWQFEKKGVLLLKDTSEQAQETAIEHGAEDIQESEDGLEISTGPNDLYAVQDALVAAGFPVESAQVAMLPSNTVAVSGDDARKLLMLIDALEDLDDVQNVYSNAEFPEED
- a CDS encoding amidohydrolase, with protein sequence MTAPAPGPVAAAPLTIVQARTLTLWDAQPQAGAVLVGGGRVLAVGTLDDLRAQAPRAGVQDHRDLLLTPGLAEAHIHLVSYGFSLSQLNLHGARSVAEVQAKVAQRVLNTPQGSWIRGGGFLLSELGLGDYPSAALLDEVSPHHPVLLYSRDLHMAWANSAALRAAGLHDGTPDPEGGRIVRPLGCLLEHASGLVEAVIPGPSEAQYLAAARAGAQDLAARGYVSAHTMAFEAPEAPRALQALAEAGELPLRVWACLPHERLEAARALGLRRTPGGLFQWGGVKFFADGALGSRTAWLHAPGFADGSGTGMPLDPPELIRERGREALHLGLTPVTHAIGDRANTEVLNAYDNLRDLARQKGVRLRIEHAQHLRPEDIPRFQGLSASVQPIHLQADGPMIRTLLPHLEAQSYAFKSLQQAGAVLAFGSDAPVAPPEYRANFAAAQTRVDDAGERLAPVQALTELDVLRAHTLGPALAAGWRDEGVIRPGARAAFTLWDRLGGTAQALVL
- a CDS encoding response regulator, with translation MPRILVVDDDAAILKLVSVILSRAGHEVRTSTHPVEALDLLKVFTPDLVISDVVMPYMTGLEFLEKVRGHEQLSAIPFMLLSSHAERGDVRRGMNLGADDYLPKPFTPQDLTTAIDARLRRAGLTLQGESGMQAKGLGTAQVVWKGSAVSWVSRKALELFFYLLEHKEVTSWEAAEALWPEKDEARASSLFHTTLHRLRRSLSNEAVVSANRRYALNADLNPEYDVQRFELLAAQAEQGSLGLEELRELVTQYGQFLPGTDSPWADDVRARLEQKQLSLLGIAARAATLAGRDRDAAQFHQRALAIDPMSESDWQGLARALDTIGDPRARLAAQREAWWAVDLD
- a CDS encoding CHAP domain-containing protein, translating into MFAPEQRLTNEGGRAAPKPQQPAAPLGLKKAPKQWERTFVGKAKDVKFQLRIIRDESGRLIGRYMATPGSNAGWHVEGVIREDNSFILKGTDNNAEFEGKFSPDGKKISTSFSNKTSSGEFKVESMHMGFAFVPVRMAVPKPAEQQSASPSNSSPEQNAENEVTPGELQAAIRAAQETAKTLGKSFTSSSKVHVEAILRHCKKAGITDLNQVAYILATGIWESNGFTALREKYDSGWDPEDYFEQKYGCNPTKTLKSDNRRLADGISAQTILAKRRERNIMELGNTKPGDGYKYRGRGYVHLTGKAGYTRAQKEIVEPSGYKIDGKIPNIVENPDLAASDRDLAGMIIAKGMMMGLFTKKRLSSYVTGANVDFTGARRVVNGTDSASLIASGAARASQLLESNSDGQGEGIEELTTEERDAVRNIPKGGYTQEELQGIIKGVEIGSFKGISAYYNGPIEKQTWANSFGAGGLYYGWKWQCVEFVRRFTHLNSGVYLYEKGHAGTWFKNHVQDGQKGHSGHPQYRNYDAKTNLRTGSRTKPEVGDVIVIGTSTYGHVAIVAEVNDENIVIVQQNVETKFTESIPMSNKNGKWILGSQVLCWIRPK